From the Paenibacillus sp. R14(2021) genome, the window GACAAGTCCCGTGGCTAAAGCGGGACTTCTCTCCATATTTCGAGACATGCTGCTTCATTAATGTACGGGTATAAAGCGCTTTTGCGTTTTCATAAATAGATTCCAGGGTTTGAGTTTCCCATCAGAGGTGAATAGAGATGAAACAGAGAGTTGTCGTTACGGGCATGGGGGTTATGACTTCGCTCGGTTCCGAACTGGATACGTTTTGGGGTAATTTGATGGAAGGAAAGTCAGGCGTCTCTTTAATCGAAGCGTTTGATGTTTCCGAATATCCGACTCGCATTGCGGCTGAAATTAAAAATTTCAATCCGGAAGATTATAATATTGATAAGAAAGAAGCTCGCCGCATGGATCGCTTCGTGCAGTTCGCGGTCGTAGCGAGTCAATTGGCCGTGAAGGATGCCGGCATTAACATCGGTGAAGATGTAGACGCAGAACGCGTCGGCGTTATGATCGGTTCCGGTATCGGCGGCCTGGGCACGTGGGAAGACCAGCATAACATTTTGCTGGAGAAAGGTCCGAAACGCGTAAGTCCGTTCTTCATTCCAATGATGATTGCGAATATGGCATCCGGACAAGTATCGATGACAACAGGAGCGAAGGGACCGAACAGCACTGCTGTTACAGCCTGTGCAACCGGCACACACTCCATCGGCGATTCGTACAAGCTCATTCAACGCGGCGATGCCGACATGATGATTTGCGGCGGCGCGGAAGCGACAATTAGACCGACGGGCTTGGCAGGCTTCTGCTCCATGCGGGCAATGTCTACGCGCAATGATGAGCCAAGCAAAGCATCGCGTCCGTTCGACGTCGAGCGCGACGGATTTATTATGGGAGAAGGCTCCGGCGTAGTGGTGCTGGAATCGCTTGAGCATGCGCAGAAGCGCGGCGCCCGCATTTATGCGGAAGTCGTCGGCTACGGCATGAGCGGCGATGCCCATCACATGACGGAACCCGACCCGGACGGCGCAGCCCGCTGCATGGTGAAGGCGCTTCGCGACGGCGGGATTGAGCCGTCTCAGATCGACTATATCAACGCACATGGAACGTCGACGCCGGTTGGTGACAGATCGGAGACGACTGCGATTAAGAAAACGTTTGGCGAGCACGCCTACAAGGTGGCGGTAAGCTCGACGAAATCGATGACAGGCCACCTGCTCGGCGCTGCTGGCGGCGTTGAAGCGGTTATCTTAGGTTTGACGCTCGTGAACGGTATTATTCCGCCAACGATTAATTTGGATAACCAGGATCCGGAATGTGATTTAGATTATGTGCCGAACACGCCGCGTAAAGCAGATGTGAACTATGCGCTCTCCAATTCGTTTGGTTTCGGCGGCCATAACGCGACGATCGTGATGAAAAAGTATGAAGCATGATAAGTTTGATGAGCTGCAGCTTCGTCTGCAGCTCCGTTTTCGTACGACGAAGCTGTTGAAGCAGGCATTCACTCACACTTCCTACGTTAATGAGCATCGGCAGAGTGCAACGGAGCATAATGAACGTCTTGAGTTTCTCGGCGACGCGATTTTGCAATTAACGGTTTCCGAGTATCTCTACGGTACGTTCCCGGAACGTCCTGAAGGACAGTTGACCCGTATGCGCGCATCGATCGTATGCGAGCCGTCATTAGCAAGGTTTGCGGAAATGCTGGATCTTGGCTCGCATATCCTGCTTGGACGCGGCGAGGAGCAACTTGGCGGAAGACAGCGTCCCGCATTGCTTGCCGATTTGTTCGAGGCTTTCGTGGGAGCGATCTATTTAGACCAAGGTTTGGATGCAGTCCGGGAGTTTCTTGCGTTGCATATGTTTCCTCATATCGACAACGACGGGGTTATGCTTGGGAAGGACTTCAAGTCGACGCTGCAAGAGAAAGCACAGCAGGCCGGCATGGGCCCGATCGAGTATCGGATCGCTGAAGAACGCGGACCGGCGCACGACCGGGAGTTCGTAGTCACCGTTTTTATCGGCGACATCGCCTACGGAACAGGAAGCGGACGAACGAAGAAAGAGGCCGAACAGCAAGCGGCCGCTGAAGCATGGCGCAAACTAATGAAATAAAGGATAATCATGAACCATAAAATTCTGGTCACCACTGGTAACCGGGATTTTTTCATTTCTTTGCGCGATGCTTCCGTATGGAAAAAAGGTCGGATATGGACATGGTAAAGCCGCTGGATCAGCCGTGCAGTGACTTTTTTCGACGGATTTCGACCTGAACTTTTTGAACAGTTATGGTACAATAAGCGTTGAGGTGAAGGTAAGCGATGTTCCTGAAAAGGATTGAGTTAGCCGGATTTAAATCGTTTGCCGACAAGACGGAACTGGAATTCGTTCGCGGCATTACGGCGGTCGTGGGCCCGAATGGCAGCGGCAAAAGCAATATCAGCGACAGCATCCGATGGGTACTTGGCGAACAAAGCGCCAAGAGTCTTCGGGGCGGCAAAATGGAGGATATCATCTTCGCGGGAAGCGACGCGCGCAAAGCGGTCAACTTTGGCGAGGTATCCCTGACGCTGGACAACAGCGATGGTGCGCTGCCGCTTGACTATAACGAAGTGACGGTCACGAGACGTGTTCACCGCAGCGGCGACAGCGAGTATTTGATCAACAAGCAGTCTTGCCGTCTGAAGGATATAACGGAATTGTTCATGGATACGGGGATCGGCAAGGAAGCGTATTCCATTATCGGACAAGGCCGCATTGAAGAGATTTTGAGCACGCGCTCCGAGGATCGGCGGGGGATTTTCGAAGAGGCTTCGGGGATCGTGAAGTACAAATCCCGCAAACGCGAAGCACAGAAGAAGCTCGAGGATACGGAATCCAATCTACTGCGTATTCATGACTTGGTTACGGAGCTGGAAGACCAGGTTGAGCCGCTTCGCGTGCAATCGGAGAAGGCAAGGCAGTTCAAGCAGTTCAGGGATCAATTGAAATCCGCGGAGATTTCTCTTTATGTACATAATATTGAAAACGTGCACACCAATTGGACGGCGTCCAACACGCGTATGTCGAAGCTGCAGGAAGAGCAATTAACGCTTTCGACCGTAGTCAGTAAACATGACGCAATACTCGAGAAGGATCGTCAGAAGCTTCGCGAGCTGGAGGAAGTTTTGGACCGATTACATGAATCCATGCTGCAGTTTAGCGAGGAATACGAGAAATGCGAAGGCTATGGCGAGGTTCTCAAGGAACGAAAGCGCAACCTGGAGCAAAACCGTTCACAGCTCCAAGCGACCTTAGCTGCTCAGAATGAGCGCATTGGCGCATTGACGAAGGAAGAGGCGGAGTTCAGAAGCAAAGCGGCGCTTCTTGACAGCGAGCTTGCGTCGCTAAGAAAGAAACTGTCCGAAGAGGAAGCCCAGCTTCTTGGCACGAATGCATCGGCTTCGGGCGATGCGGAAGAGTCGCTGAAAGGCGAGCTCCTTGACGTGCTGAGCACGATGGCGCAGCTTCGAAACGAAATTCGCTACGCATTGCAGCAGGAAGAAGCTTTGCAGCGCCGGATGGAGCGGCTTGGGGACGAGCATGCCAAATGGCAGGAGCAGCACGAGCGGCTCACTGCGAGACGGACGGAGCTGCAGCAGAAGCTGGAGACGACGCTGGCCGACATCAACCATATGCGCAATCGTTATATCAGTGAAGCCGAACAACTGCAAAACGGGCAGAAGCTGCTGGAAGAAGCGCAGCTTGCCGTGCGTAAATGGGAGCA encodes:
- the fabF gene encoding beta-ketoacyl-ACP synthase II encodes the protein MKQRVVVTGMGVMTSLGSELDTFWGNLMEGKSGVSLIEAFDVSEYPTRIAAEIKNFNPEDYNIDKKEARRMDRFVQFAVVASQLAVKDAGINIGEDVDAERVGVMIGSGIGGLGTWEDQHNILLEKGPKRVSPFFIPMMIANMASGQVSMTTGAKGPNSTAVTACATGTHSIGDSYKLIQRGDADMMICGGAEATIRPTGLAGFCSMRAMSTRNDEPSKASRPFDVERDGFIMGEGSGVVVLESLEHAQKRGARIYAEVVGYGMSGDAHHMTEPDPDGAARCMVKALRDGGIEPSQIDYINAHGTSTPVGDRSETTAIKKTFGEHAYKVAVSSTKSMTGHLLGAAGGVEAVILGLTLVNGIIPPTINLDNQDPECDLDYVPNTPRKADVNYALSNSFGFGGHNATIVMKKYEA
- the rnc gene encoding ribonuclease III, which encodes MKHDKFDELQLRLQLRFRTTKLLKQAFTHTSYVNEHRQSATEHNERLEFLGDAILQLTVSEYLYGTFPERPEGQLTRMRASIVCEPSLARFAEMLDLGSHILLGRGEEQLGGRQRPALLADLFEAFVGAIYLDQGLDAVREFLALHMFPHIDNDGVMLGKDFKSTLQEKAQQAGMGPIEYRIAEERGPAHDREFVVTVFIGDIAYGTGSGRTKKEAEQQAAAEAWRKLMK